A single region of the Eleginops maclovinus isolate JMC-PN-2008 ecotype Puerto Natales chromosome 4, JC_Emac_rtc_rv5, whole genome shotgun sequence genome encodes:
- the LOC134863525 gene encoding potassium-transporting ATPase subunit beta-like — protein sequence MAALKEKRTCGQRCEDFGHFVWNSDEGKLMGRTPEKWVYISLYYVAFYVVMTSLFCLAIWTLMYTLDPYTPDYQDRLKSPGVMVWPDTYGEENVEITYNTSDKASWMKMTKILNEFLEPYNDTKQLECNNFNCTKGKYFIQKTFNGPHHTKFSCPFLQSMLGPCSGLEDPTFGYNCSMPCVIIKMNRIINFLPTNCTDGPPYVNCTVLEGEENVANMEYFPENGNMDPSFFPYYGRLAQPSYVNPLVAVRFSLVGGKHAKIQCRVVSKKISYENFHDPYEGKVIFYLKALK from the exons ATGGCCGCCTTGAAGGAGAAGAGGACTTGTGGGCAACGATGTGAAGACTTTGGCCATTTTGTCTGGAACTCAGATGAAGGGAAGTTAATGGGCAGAACACCAGAGAAATGGG TGTACATCAGTCTGTATTATGTGGCCTTCTATGTGGTGATGACCTCCCTTTTCTGTCTGGCCATCTGGACACTCATGTACACCCTGGATCCGTACACACCGGACTACCAAGACCGACTAAAATCTCCGg GGGTGATGGTGTGGCCGGACACTTATGGGGAGGAAAATGTTGAAATCACCTACAACACATCAGACAAAGCCAGCTGGATGAAGATGACAAAAATCCTCAATGAGTTCCTGGAGC CCTACAATGACACCAAGCAGCTTGAGTGTAACAATTTTAACTGCACAAAGGGAAAGTACTTCATCCAGAAAACCTTCAACGGCCCTCACCATACCAAGTTCTCATGTCCCTTCCTTCAAAGTATGCTGGGACCCTGCTCAGGACTTGAGGACCCAACCTTTGGCTACAACTGCTCCATGCCTTGTGTCATCATTAAGATGAACAGG ATCATCAACTTTTTGCCTACTAATTGCACTGACGGTCCCCCTTATGTCAACTGCACTGTACTG GAAGGGGAAGAAAACGTGGCCAATATGGAGTATTTCcctgaaaatggaaatatggATCCCTCTTTCTTCCCTTACTACGGGAGACTGGCACAG CCTTCCTACGTCAACCCGTTGGTGGCTGTTCGGTTTAGCCTGGTCGGAGGGAAGCACGCTAAGATCCAGTGCAGAGTGGTCTCAAAGAAGATCAGCTACGAAAACTTCCACGACCCCTACGAGGGAAAAGTTATCTTCTACCTCAAGGCATTAAAATGA